ATCATGAGATATATAAAACGCGTCAGAAGTCAGAAGACCAGAAACCAATCTTACGGACATCTCCTTCATCACTGATGATTATCAGAGATTTTTCATAATCATTGAGTCTACCCGTACATTTCCTCTTGTGTGAAGCGccatcttttgagagagagagagagagagagagagagagagagagaacaaaaagaAGGTGGTGGGAGTTGAGAGTTGGGACTCGGGGAGAGTTTAAAGAAAGACTTGTGTTGCGTGtatctctatctatctatgTCCGTGTGAATTCAAAGTTGCAGAGAGTTGCAGAGAGTTGCGAAAAACGACGGCCATGTCCGGTCCACGTCTAGACCTACGCACAAGGGAGCAAGTTATCAAGCAGTCAACTGCATCGTTCTTCTCGAGCTTTTACACATTTCTCTTTCTATCCCTTCTGCTTTTCTCATTCCGTACTACTGTCGAGAACGCAACCCTACACGTCACCTCTTTCATCGATAGGGATCCCTCTCTCAAAGCCCTTTTATCCCGTCTCGATCTTGCTGGCAAGAATGCCAGATCTTCCGAAGGACTTAGATCTCCGGCTGGCGTTAACAGACGCCGCCGGCCTTTTCTTCACCTCAGCCGTGTCGGAACCCTAGACGATGATTTCTTCTCCGGAGAAAGCGATGACGATCGGAGTCTCTTTGGGATGGGTCGTCGTTCCCCTGTTAATGGTAGTTCTGTGAATCTCAGCCATTTTTTTAGTGGCGACGGCAAATTAGGGTTATCGGATTCTGAGGAGAGATACGGGTTTAGGCTTTCGGAAGTTGTTGGCTCTGGATTCCTTTTCAAGGCGGAGGGGTTGTCGTTGCCGGATGACGGTGACGGAGATGGTAATGTTGAAGGAACTGAAAGAGCGGCTTTGGACAAGGGAGAGGAAGTCGACCGTCCTGCGGATTTTCAGTTATTTATCAAGGGTATCCATCTCGGTCGTCGCGATGCTGCGGCCTTGTTCTTTCTGGTGAGTTTCTTATCTGCAGCATATGGTTGGGTAATTCTGGGCTATTTGGTTACGCATTCTTGCATTCTCGGTATTGTGTTCTATACTGTCGTCAACGACCATTTGGGAAGGTATCAGTCGTTTAGTAGAACGGTTAACGCTGGTTCGCGTTTGGGCATTCGGAGGCTTTCTGGGTTTATACTCATGAGATGGGCTGTTAGAGATGCGTTGACCCAACTCCTTGGTTTGtggttttttggtgaaattgagGATCAGTACTCTTTCTTTAAACTGTTTGTTCGATTGAAACTCATGCCTTTCTCCATTACTTCTCCGTGGATTCGAGGGTTTGAGACTGAGATCTCAGGGTTTCTGTTTACATGGTTTTTGTTGGATGTTATTGTGGCTTTCGTTCTTGCGTTGGATTGTTGGGTTGCAATTATGGACGCTAGGAGGAGTGGCAGGGAAGTCGTGAAGGAAGGATGCCACTTAATTTCTACAATGTTAAACCAGGCCGTCCAAATAAAATGCTATGAAGCCATCCTTTGTGGGCCATTTGTGAGATGGGTTCTAACTCGGATCTGTGGGAAATTGTTAGCCTCATTTTTTCAGTCGGTAGTGGAGGTTTATTTTATGGTGGCATGGTTGATATTCTACTTCGCTGCGAGGTGTAAGGATGCAAATCCAGACGGTAGGAGGTTCACTCGGAGAAATTTGGAGGATTACATTGATGGTCATAGATGATACCACTGCTAAGTGGGTGACTGTTCAGTAGGAGGCCTCAACTGTAACTGTAAAAATACTGGTAACATTTGATGCTTGGGTGTACCTGTCTTGAGGTTCATGTGATTCACCTATGTCATTTTTAGTGCTGTTGCCAGGCTTCTATTTGTTGTTGTATGTAGTTCTCAGTGAGAAAATATATATGTTGTGTATATTTTCATCAAAGTGCTTCATTTGTAAATTATGTTCCATTCTTTGTTTTACATTTTTGCATCCTTGTTTCCTGATGATAGTGACATATGAAATTGAGAATTGCCAGGTTTTACTCTCTTGAGAAAGTTTTAAGCACTGGTATCCATCATCCTAATCAGTTATCTCATATGTTCTGTTCTTTTGTTGGTTGTTTGAGTTCTTGCTTTCGAACATGTTTCTTGTGGGGTTGAAAACCTCTGCATTTTCTTTGGGTTACTGAACTTTTGTTAgataacatagttgtcaaggcgtttgCTGGAAGGATGCCTTGGTCACTTAGGCGCTGCCTAGGCAACCTTGGttgtgtcgccttgatttttgtcCCTCCTCCAATGCCTAGGGTTGCCTaaacgccgtgacaactatgttagaTAATTTAACATTGCATTTGATGTGATGGGAAGTGCTAGGAATGCTGTGTGGCACAAATGGCTGGGATCTTGCCTACCAGTGGATTCTGGTTGTTTCAAGTACTTGTGCCACACATTGGCATGCTCTATTATTTCCCTCATGTAATTCACATTTTCATGTGTAACTATACTGATGATGTGATTTAAATTGGAGATCCTAAAGGATAAGGGGCAGGCTCAAATGACTTAAGTTGGAGTGGTGAGGTGAGGCATGAATTAACTGAAATATAGTGCAAAATTGGGTAGGTTGGCAGAACAAAACTGTTAACCATGGAGATTGTAATGGAGATCAGCATTAATCCTATGCTCTCTGGTTTGTTGGTGTCTTTCTCACTGTAGATTTCTCATGTTGTTCTCCCATGTCCTGTTGGACAGTTGTATGGATATACTATATTCTCAATTGGGCATTTATGTGCATCTCTTGTTAATCAGCTTGATGTATTTATTCCTTATTATGATTATTATCCCTTAGAATGTTTCTAGTTGTTTTTTCCTTTGATTGTAGGTATGTATATAGGCTAAAAAGTTTTTTCCAAGGCCCACATGGGCAGGCCTTCTTATGTGGTCCACCTAATTTTTTCATGTCGAAGAGTGATGTGTCAATTTTCACTGTTGGATAGATAGGGCATGGTCTGGATTGCCTATATGTCAATTTTGACTGTTGGATGGATAGCGCATGGTCTGGCTTACCCATGTGTCAATTTCAGATCCCAATTCTATCATATGATTTTGGGTTATCCAACTACTTAACCAATTAGGGTTATTAGATAGCCAGAAAATTGCAGAATTGCAGGATAGGGAACTAAAGCCAGGACAGAGaaaatttaataactaaatCAAAACAGATCAGATGGGCTTGAAATTGCAATCACAGGGCTATTTTAACAAGTAAAGCAGGTCAGCAAAGTTTCAAATCCAACAGCTAGATCTCCAGATATGGAGCAATCCTTCTGGAGCTAGAAAACTTGAAAGTAACTCACAGTAGACTGGACCAGGGAGTTTCAGAACTCAGATCAGAAATAAAGTAGGGATCCACACTAATGATTAATCGGTAAACAGTAATCAGATTCAGCAGAAGAATGATTTGATTTAGAACAGAAAATCAGAATTTGAAAGGAGTTGAGCCAGGAAGCCAGAATTTGATTTGATGATTATAGTTCTAGAACAGAATTTAATTCTCAACCAAAAGATAATTTGAAAGAAAATCATGGCAGGGTATAAATAGAGTCGTGCaattcaaaagaacaagaaggccagCAAAAAACCAAGCCATCAAATTGGATGAAGAATGGActaatatgtttaattttgagtgACCAATGAGTTATATGGTCCATGAGCttaatatttttgggtttactattgTCATGAGCCAATTCTATAAGCTTAAATATTAGGGATTCAAGTCCCATACAGGATTAAgtggttagtttctattttgttaaagttctagaatagtttctattttgaagaagactAAGTGGGGATTTCCCCTACCATACATaggggtttcctattttgcttatgtccatgaagttataaataaagagtagggGATCATATCCACTATGAACGATTTGAGAATTAATTTAGCCTTGAGCTTGTAAGTTCTATGAGAGACGGAGCATGGTTTTATGGGATTTGAAATTgctccagtaaggaggagtgatatgattccgattgcaggagctaaaagagcaggggcagacctaaaaggaccataggagaagtggtgaagaaggacatgcataggctagggcttgttccaagtatgacctcggacagagcctattggagggcaaggatccatgtcgcagaccccatttagctgaaaTTCTCCTGACAGGCTGGGCTATGCCTCTTTCCTATTACTATCATTCAttgttcatttttctatttatttcccatctttcatttctccttttccttcttcatctctcatctctttccccatctctcttttcccatctttctttcccttttttggttagaactctgttttccctactttgttttgtttggatccatgtagccgaccccattaagttgggataaggctgagtttgttgttgttgttgtttgttgaaATTGCTCTACTATGAGAGATGCACCAGGGAAACCTTGGTGGGATGTCAAGGCTGGAGTTGGTGGGATTCTTTCTCCTATGAACGATTTGAGAATTAATTTAGCCTTGAACTTGTGAGTTCTGTGAGGGACGGAGCATGGTTTGATGGGTTTTAAAATTGCTCTACTAATATTATGAGATGCACTAGGGAAACCTTGGTTGGATGCCAAGGCTGGATTTGGTGGGATTCCTTCTCCATAATTAGGTGAGACGCCTAACATATCCTATCTTttattcttctattcttcttttatcttcttcatcttctacttttttttctcttttttttcttcagtcaTTAAGATCAGTTTCTGAACTATACAGTTGATTCTTAGATTCTTTTTGAACATTAACGTGAGGCATGCATATACTGTTTCTGAAGTTCTGCCGGCAGAAGTTATACTACTGAAGTGTTATCAAACAGTATTCAGGTACAGTTTCTAAGGGTCTGTATGACAACTTTTCGGTTCCAAAATAATGTTTCTGAATcagaaacaaaattttgtgTTTGTGATTTTGGTGTAATTCTATATCAACAAATGCTGTATGgtaaaactggaaaaaaattgtttctaccactaggaaaaaaaagaaaaaagaaaaaaagaaacatgtaTGGATTGCATATTAAGAGAaaaatttcttctattttattgtGGTGGTGATTGTGGCAGTGTAATGCAGAAGGGgttcaagtaagaaccactctacagtcgGATTGATGATatgttgcagcagaacatcaaaatagcaacaaaatcagaattagtaacttagagaaataaaaccaaatcagcCAGCAGTTTGGATCCAGACTTGGAtctagtggggggggggggggaatatgaGGAGAGGGCCTTGTGCTCCAAATTTCAGCCTATTATGATGGCTGGTTGCTGAGATATGAACTGgaatcaaaattagaaagtttgTTGAGATCTTGCAAACCAGCAGCAACTTGGACTCCAAACAGGGATCGAGTGTACCTCTCTTTGAGAGGGTTCAGCCCTCCAAAGCCCTACTGAAACAAGCCTCAGGTTGCAGAGAAGTGTAGGCTCGAAGTTGCTGGAGAATTTTGGGCGGTAAACTGATCTGTAGGGGTGACTCGATCCTTCTGTGGTTGTGATCAGCAGCAGCAATCCTTGGAGATGATTGGAAGTTGAATCTGGTCTTCAAAGGGCTTCACAGTAGTTTGTTGCAGTCGCAAGCTAACAGCAGCAGTGGAGATCAAGCAGGGGTagggaagaagagatgatagaagaagggggtaggcGGATTGGTCTCTCACCCTGGGTCTTTCATCCACAGCTTTCTCAGCTGTTGCAGCATAGGGGAAACACCCATACTCGATGGCTAAGTGGCCTGCAGTTTTTTCTCTCTAAAAATTCTGTATTTTCCATTAAGAAGAGGTGCCttttaatagcttaggcaagttTACAATTGAATAGAAACTTCCAAAAATAAAGCTAatcctaaaatagaaactcaataaaatagaaacttctaaatccAAAGAGAATGTAACTAAATCTATTTGGCTTTATAATTCAgccacaaattagaaactactaaagtgCACAAAATCCAGTTGACTGGTCAAAGAAGGATGCTAGCAAAACCGTGGGGCATCTTTGACTAGTTAAGGGGGTATCTTTAACAAAATCGTGGGGCATCTCAGACCCCTTCTTTGCTGGCTCGAGTTGGCCCTGCTGGGCTGGCTCGAGCTGGTCCATCTCTGGCCCAAAGAGGGGCCTGGTCCTTTGTCTCTTATTCTGGGCAGAATCTGCATcagtggaggtggaggtggaggtggtggcggtggtagtgtggtggtggagatggtggtggaaTTGGTGGTGGTAGGGGGTGATGGTGGCAGTTGaaatggtggtagtggtggtggtggaggtggaggcggcggtggcggtggcggtggcgatGGAGGTGGTGTTGGTACATTTTTGCTTTCAGtttgtatttctgttttttttggagCTTTTTTGTGGTGTTTCTCAAAACCGTGCCAGAACCATTTCTATTACCTGGTTCGTTTCAAACAACACATACAGGATCCGTTCCATTTATGCctccagaaacagaaaaaacaccagaaatgATTTTTCGGAAGGTTACTATACAGACCCTAAATTCCGAAAGTTTTTATTTCCAGATCTGCAGATACTGCAGGTTCTGATTTCAGTTTCTAAACCTTATAAGTGgttactttttattttgttccagTTACTAatttcaaatctgtttctatttgaatttgatttcgATTCTGCTTTCTAAAATTCTGaggtactatacctgacttctTTTTGCTGAAACCCTCTATTTTGGGCTCTAGTGTCTACTTTGCTAGTCCCACTACagtatttggattttgaatttgagCTGCTATTTTGGGCCTACCCGCTATTGTTGAGGTCCCTTTGAAACTTCATCATCCAACCATTGTTTATCAACTTGTCTTTTCAACTCGGACTGTTATGTGGGCTTCATTCGGAAATGGGGAAGATTGGGAAGAGATGATCCCAGAACAATGTCAATCGCATGTGGAATATCCCTCATGGGAGGAAGTGCATTTGGCAACTTCTTGGAGACAATGTCACTAAACTCAGAGAGTATAGAAGCAACCTCTCTCGTATTCTCTAATGGAACATCTAAGGAATATTCTTTCACTTCTTTTGAAACTAGGATATAAACCACTTCAAATGCTTTGCATTCTCTCTCGAACTCTTGTGTATTAAGGAATTGCAGTTGCTTCTTTTGGTTAATTTTAGAAGGATTCATTGTCTCACCACTCATTTTCAACTCTCGAGATTGGGATggtttgagtttaattttcttCCCTTAGACAAACATATAAGTGTTTGCTCTGCCAAAATGTGTCACATCAAgatcaaaattatcaaggtCTTTCCAATAGGATGTGTGCCACATTCATGGTATTACGTCATACTAATTGATGTCCCTATACTCAGAAAATTGTAAGGGAACTAAACCATGCTGACTAACTGGAATGGTGGTCTGATCTACTCAAACAACTTTTGAATCTTTATTTGTGAACGGGAAAGGATTGCTTCCTCTAGGTGCTGCAGAGACAAATTTAGATACTCATTCACCTTCAGAGAATTTTCTTGAAGAAAAATTTGCTGATTAGTACCCGTATTTCCTCGTGAATGTTTTCCTAATGTACTGTTATAATTCTAATACCAATTGGAAGGCCTGCTCAACTAAACTACTATGTGTGGAATCATCTCCTTTTTTATCTCATGATTAAGACCAGTACGAAATTGAAAAAGAGTCACTTTGGGATCTTCATTCACATCACGATGGACCATTAATTCATCATACTTACTCATTTACTCAGCAATAGACATTATGCCCTGCTGAAGAGAAATTATCTGGTCCAAAATCCGAACTCTATAGGATACTGCgagatatttttcttttaacttcGCTTTTATTTTTGCCCAATAGTCTATATGTTCATGTCCCAATCTTTGAATGTGACTCCACATGCATCCAATACAGCTTGGCTTACCTGGTAAGTTTCATTTTGGGAAATCTTACTTGGCGGGCATCAGACATATCATACCATGCAAAATATTGGCCCATTTTTGCAAGCCCATCCAAAAAGACTTTTCGAACAAGTTTTCCATCATATGTAGGAGCTTcaatcttcattttttgtgtcaTGTCACTAGCCCTATCTGACCATTGCATGCTAGAAATCCTATCCGGCACCTCCCATTCGTCTTTGTCCTCCTCATAAAGATTTCGTCGATCTCTTGGTGGGTAGGGAAGCATATGTCATCTATAGGGCTTTCTATGCATAAATTGACGTGATTGGTCATTGAATTCACTCTTCTGAGTTCCACCCCGTATTTCAGCATCCTCTTGCTGAATGTCATTTTCCCAATCTCTAGGAACATGCTCTTCAGGCTGCCATGGAGCCTCGAGCTCTCACATGCATGTCTTGGGTCTCAAACTGGTTTTGGATCTCATCCAATCTAGCATTTATGCCAGTAAACGATTCAgccaaaaattttaaattcattattcCTATTTGAGAGTGCAGTTGGTATTGTCCCCCAGTATGGGTGGTTATATAACAAATGGGGAAATTTTAGGAGGACATGAAGAGCTGCAACCTGGaaccatgctctgataccaattatgGTGCAAGGCAGGTTTGGAATCTAATACAAGTCCAAGGATTGAGTTAATTTGGGGTGGGGAAGGTCTACTGACACAAAAATCACAACATACATGCTGAATGTCAGGTCTAACGACAACCATAAATGATAAAGATTTCCATATACAagtgcaaaaaaataaaaaattattaggCGGATTCATGGAAATTTAATAATGGATACATGATAGGTCAGTACCTTCCTTTGTGCCCCGTGAGTTGGAATCTGTGATCAAGTGCTAAGTTGCTTCCGAGTTCCAAAGAATGTGTCCTTAAGTATCCACTTGTTGTTAATTGATGAATCCCATAGTGTTTGGGGTTGTAATTTAAACCAAAAGTGGGAAAACTGGGATTGGTATGAAAACTGGTGTAAATCAAGTTTAGGCTAGTGGGGAAAGTTGAATTTGTTGAAGTTTTCAAGTCACAAGATGGTTAAATAGGTCTGGGAATCCACATTATACCACAAACCAGTCCTATTCTAGTCGAAAGAATAAAGGAACATgatggagagagagggaggtagCCTATGAGAGAAGAATTAGGGAAGAGAAAGGGGGGCTTGGCTTCACACCGAATTTTATGTTTGTAGGGAATCACTCATGTTGCAAGAACGAGAGAAAATTTCACAAGTTCCAACATATTTTCATTGCCTTCCATCCCAAAATACAgtcttttaaaacccaaaataaaaaaagataaataactCCCCAATTACTACTTCTCCAGCAATAACTTCCTAATAATTACTCCACTTAGTACTTGACAGTTTGAcaccaaataaaattaaatacaacaaaaccaaaaaaaactaCACAAGTAAACAAAATATGCATCCTCACAAGTTAAGAAAGATATCTAGCCACAATGAAGGCCCATGAAATTTGAGCCGTACCAGATCTGCCTTGGGGCTGTACAGGAAGATCTTCCTAGGTAGTAGGTAGGATGTGCAGGAAACCAGAGCCCATGCATTCATAGGGTTCTTGTTGCAGCTGATGAACTTGGTGACATTCACTGGTTGTCACATggagtccatgtgatagaggaccacaTTCCCACTTCAGCTGTCAAATTCCAACTCAGAGGCTAAAAAAATGCTACGGATCTTTCTGGAATTTTGTAAGTTCAAGCCTTATTTTAACATGCTTGGCATTTTGGCTGGAACTTGATCTTGGAGATGAGTGTCAAGTTCTCCAGACTTGGTGGGTGTTATCATTTCTTTGTCTACAGTTCCTTAGGTTTACAAATTTGTGTTTAATGCTAGTGACTGTATAAGTTGGCTTATTTGCATTCACTCTCTTTgctttttctttgctttatgTACTCTTATATGGTAATAcctacattttttttggtaaatgaatataaTACCGAACCCCAAGGGGGGGCAGGGAAGAGAGAACCAATAtacaagaagagagaaaagaacaaaaaaggggaagaaaaggaggggggagggggaaagcgCGACCAACCATCCTACGCAGAGGAGGGAGGCCGCAAGAGGGCAatatcaaggccccaaaaagtCAAAATGTGCTTGTTCCTAATGGTGTCCATGGAATGCCTCTGACGGATACAGCTGAGCTTGGAAGACACATTGAAgtagatggctttccaaatcacgttaaaagatctagatttggaagtccatctccttaGGTTTCTTTCCAACCAGATATGGTGAATTGCAGCGCTGAAAACTagcttcccaatagtgtcacagatGGAGCTCCCCGGGAAAGTTTTGAGCAATTGGAGCCATTCACGGTCAAAACTCCGGGCCCTTCTGCTACGCGGCCAAATAGATGACATGGCCTTATTCCAaatggtggaggtgaaggggcagtcaaagaagaggtgagggGTATCTTCTCGGCCAATCCAACAAAGGTTACAGGAGG
The nucleotide sequence above comes from Telopea speciosissima isolate NSW1024214 ecotype Mountain lineage chromosome 3, Tspe_v1, whole genome shotgun sequence. Encoded proteins:
- the LOC122654434 gene encoding uncharacterized protein LOC122654434, with translation MSGPRLDLRTREQVIKQSTASFFSSFYTFLFLSLLLFSFRTTVENATLHVTSFIDRDPSLKALLSRLDLAGKNARSSEGLRSPAGVNRRRRPFLHLSRVGTLDDDFFSGESDDDRSLFGMGRRSPVNGSSVNLSHFFSGDGKLGLSDSEERYGFRLSEVVGSGFLFKAEGLSLPDDGDGDGNVEGTERAALDKGEEVDRPADFQLFIKGIHLGRRDAAALFFLVSFLSAAYGWVILGYLVTHSCILGIVFYTVVNDHLGRYQSFSRTVNAGSRLGIRRLSGFILMRWAVRDALTQLLGLWFFGEIEDQYSFFKLFVRLKLMPFSITSPWIRGFETEISGFLFTWFLLDVIVAFVLALDCWVAIMDARRSGREVVKEGCHLISTMLNQAVQIKCYEAILCGPFVRWVLTRICGKLLASFFQSVVEVYFMVAWLIFYFAARCKDANPDGRRFTRRNLEDYIDGHR